One genomic window of Candidatus Nitrospira inopinata includes the following:
- a CDS encoding RNA polymerase sigma factor RpoD/SigA, translating into MQSKEFRLMESSGNAEMVEVEPDTDSRQASGLLEAIGRGGTESPPRDEEDSPTASEDSRGAGAFFMESLYFRSFGERPLLTRDEEVAIAKRIDEGTRRIRRTLHQAAKSLDGAKQISTLQESLKTLQLIKRLSGLSATALDAAEQALAAVLKASSREMRLAPAVEKQVKASLQEIKSARVVLEKGKDELVRCNLRLVVDIAKHYTGRGLALLDLVQEGNIGLMKAAERYQYRKGYKFSTYATWWIRQGITRALADQARTIRVPVHQTEASHRILRVTRRLGQQFGRPARLEEVANALRMRPERLQETMQAFQEPAALDATVGDGDTQFGDMIPDQLATPPDAHVHRAELTKQLDRILGTLTPREQTVIRLRFGIGYDEARTLEQVGQNLSVTRERIRQIEAKALKKLKTPAIRELFAAIK; encoded by the coding sequence ATGCAGAGCAAGGAATTTCGCTTGATGGAAAGCAGCGGCAACGCCGAGATGGTCGAGGTTGAACCGGATACCGATAGCCGGCAAGCCAGCGGTTTGTTGGAGGCGATCGGTCGAGGGGGGACGGAATCGCCTCCTCGCGATGAAGAAGACTCTCCGACGGCCTCCGAAGACAGTCGCGGCGCCGGAGCGTTTTTCATGGAGTCACTGTATTTCCGCTCCTTCGGCGAGCGTCCGCTGTTGACCCGGGACGAAGAAGTGGCGATCGCGAAACGGATCGATGAAGGCACCAGGCGAATTCGGCGGACGTTACACCAGGCCGCCAAGTCGCTTGACGGAGCCAAGCAGATATCGACGCTCCAGGAATCTCTCAAGACGCTGCAGTTGATCAAGCGGCTGAGCGGATTGTCCGCGACGGCGCTTGACGCCGCGGAGCAGGCTCTCGCGGCCGTGCTGAAAGCGTCGAGCCGCGAGATGCGGCTTGCGCCGGCGGTCGAAAAGCAGGTGAAGGCCTCGCTTCAAGAAATCAAGTCCGCGAGAGTCGTCCTTGAGAAAGGGAAGGACGAACTGGTCCGCTGCAACCTCCGTCTGGTCGTGGACATCGCGAAGCACTATACGGGGCGAGGATTGGCGCTGCTCGACCTCGTTCAGGAAGGCAACATCGGCTTAATGAAGGCTGCGGAGCGATACCAATATCGAAAAGGGTACAAGTTCAGCACCTACGCGACGTGGTGGATCAGGCAGGGCATCACCCGCGCGCTTGCCGACCAAGCCCGGACGATCCGCGTTCCCGTTCATCAGACCGAAGCCTCCCATCGCATTCTTCGCGTGACCCGCCGCTTGGGACAACAGTTCGGACGGCCCGCTCGCCTGGAAGAGGTCGCCAACGCGCTGCGCATGAGGCCCGAACGGCTTCAAGAAACCATGCAGGCGTTTCAAGAACCGGCGGCGCTGGACGCGACGGTCGGCGACGGAGACACCCAATTCGGCGATATGATTCCCGATCAGCTCGCGACGCCTCCCGACGCCCATGTCCATCGAGCCGAGCTGACGAAGCAGTTGGATCGAATCCTCGGCACGCTCACGCCGAGAGAGCAAACGGTGATTCGTCTCCGGTTCGGCATCGGATATGACGAAGCCAGGACTCTGGAGCAAGTCGGTCAAAACCTCTCGGTGACACGGGAACGGATCCGCCAAATCGAGGCCAAGGCGCTCAAAAAACTCAAGACCCCGGCTATCCGAGAACTGTTCGCCGCTATCAAATAG
- the lipB gene encoding lipoyl(octanoyl) transferase LipB: MADRLQSGTLLLFKTPVSYTAGWTFQSRLHQERLLNERPDTVIILEHDPVYTLGRSTRPNDRPSDERILRATGADVHVVNRGGSVTFHGPGQVVVYPILKTTAYAAGPRRLVWLLEEVIIRLLARWNIEGDRLARKPGVWVFSPCLAKIASIGVRIQRGVSLHGFALNVDMDLSPFGLIRPCGLADCRMTTMSRLVTTGLSVATVKRDLAELFGEVFGIEWTATMQVPGDHTGASDEISWFAASHA; this comes from the coding sequence GTGGCCGACCGGTTGCAGAGCGGGACGCTCCTTCTTTTCAAAACACCGGTTTCTTACACCGCCGGGTGGACCTTCCAGTCTCGGCTGCATCAAGAGCGCCTTTTGAACGAGAGACCCGATACGGTCATCATTCTGGAACACGACCCCGTCTATACGCTGGGACGAAGTACTCGGCCGAACGATCGACCCAGCGACGAACGGATTTTGCGCGCGACCGGCGCGGACGTGCACGTCGTCAACCGGGGAGGTTCGGTGACATTTCACGGTCCCGGCCAGGTGGTCGTGTACCCCATTCTCAAGACGACCGCCTACGCGGCCGGACCGAGACGGCTGGTCTGGCTTTTGGAAGAAGTCATCATTCGTCTTCTCGCCCGTTGGAACATCGAGGGCGACCGTTTGGCTCGGAAGCCCGGCGTCTGGGTTTTTTCTCCCTGTCTTGCGAAAATTGCTTCCATCGGCGTCCGCATTCAGCGGGGTGTCAGCCTGCACGGCTTCGCGCTGAACGTCGACATGGATCTGTCGCCTTTTGGACTCATTCGACCGTGCGGCCTCGCGGATTGCCGCATGACCACCATGAGCCGTCTAGTGACCACGGGCCTTTCGGTCGCAACGGTCAAACGCGACCTTGCCGAGCTTTTCGGCGAAGTATTCGGCATCGAATGGACCGCGACGATGCAGGTTCCAGGCGATCACACCGGCGCTTCCGATGAAATTTCATGGTTCGCGGCCTCTCACGCTTAG
- a CDS encoding tRNA (adenine-N1)-methyltransferase, whose translation MPAMSLFSDGERIHLVDHKGRQYALTLKAGHTYHFSGQTIAHDEIIGKQDGTVVVLSGGKKMLALKPTFRDYVLKMPRGAQVLYPKDLALIPMWADIYPGARVFEAGTGSGALTMALLRAVGPKGLVVTYDVREDFARTALLNIDRHLGPVHNLVALRKNAYESIEMPEDGVPFDRVVLDLPEPWQVVPHAARVLRSGGIYLSFVPTVPQVMQTVEALERAATFAMMETFESLLRTWSVQGRSVRPDHRMVAHSGFITVARKVEAGLPAARAEQADADDVFNAETRGETEGSEG comes from the coding sequence ATGCCCGCCATGTCGTTGTTTTCCGACGGCGAACGCATCCATCTCGTCGATCACAAAGGGCGTCAGTATGCGCTGACGCTCAAGGCGGGACACACGTACCACTTCAGCGGTCAGACCATCGCTCATGACGAGATTATCGGGAAACAGGATGGCACGGTCGTCGTGCTGTCCGGCGGAAAGAAGATGTTGGCGCTTAAGCCTACGTTCAGGGATTACGTGCTCAAAATGCCCCGCGGCGCGCAAGTGCTGTACCCAAAGGACCTCGCGCTCATTCCCATGTGGGCGGACATCTATCCGGGGGCTCGGGTCTTTGAGGCGGGAACCGGTTCGGGAGCGCTCACCATGGCGCTTTTGCGCGCGGTGGGGCCGAAAGGGCTGGTTGTGACGTACGACGTGCGAGAAGATTTCGCCCGCACCGCGCTTCTGAACATCGATCGTCATCTGGGGCCCGTTCACAACTTGGTGGCCTTGCGCAAGAACGCCTACGAATCGATCGAGATGCCGGAGGATGGAGTTCCATTTGATCGCGTGGTGCTGGATCTTCCCGAGCCGTGGCAAGTGGTTCCTCATGCGGCCAGGGTTCTTCGGTCAGGTGGAATATATTTGAGTTTCGTCCCGACGGTCCCGCAAGTCATGCAAACGGTCGAGGCGCTGGAGCGGGCGGCGACGTTCGCCATGATGGAAACGTTTGAGTCGTTGCTGCGGACCTGGTCGGTGCAAGGCCGAAGCGTGAGGCCGGACCACAGGATGGTCGCCCACTCCGGATTCATTACCGTGGCAAGGAAAGTGGAAGCCGGCTTGCCCGCGGCGCGAGCGGAACAAGCCGATGCCGACGATGTCTTCAACGCCGAGACGAGGGGCGAAACGGAAGGGTCGGAAGGGTGA
- a CDS encoding shikimate kinase: MNVVLIGYRGTGKSTVGKIVASRLGRTVISTDAEVVKRAGRNIPEIVAQYGWDYFRDLESQVCRELAAGDGLVIDTGGGAILRPENVERLKQNGILFWLTASVETIVRRIGRDKQRPSLTGTKSFVDEVEDVLRERTPKYQAAADHVIATDGRSLGQVADEILARL; encoded by the coding sequence ATGAACGTCGTGCTGATCGGTTATCGCGGGACCGGCAAGAGCACGGTGGGGAAAATCGTGGCGTCCCGCCTGGGGAGGACCGTGATCTCGACCGACGCGGAAGTGGTAAAACGGGCCGGACGGAACATCCCCGAGATTGTCGCGCAATACGGCTGGGACTACTTCCGCGATCTCGAGTCTCAGGTGTGTCGTGAGCTGGCGGCGGGAGACGGCCTGGTGATCGACACGGGAGGCGGAGCCATCCTGCGTCCGGAGAACGTCGAGCGTCTCAAACAAAACGGTATCCTGTTTTGGCTGACGGCGTCCGTTGAGACGATCGTCCGACGTATCGGCCGTGATAAGCAACGCCCGTCGCTCACTGGAACCAAATCCTTTGTCGACGAGGTGGAGGACGTTTTGCGCGAGCGGACGCCGAAGTATCAAGCCGCGGCGGATCACGTCATCGCGACGGATGGACGATCCCTCGGGCAAGTTGCGGACGAGATTCTTGCGCGTCTCTAG
- a CDS encoding PilZ domain-containing protein: MGRPAQASSCSSDRLQARDRRDQPRFHAQFRSSLSGQHQEGHGRTMDISAGGCKIESDLMVAEGTTLECRIHVPGLDWPLRIDEATVRWTDGKTFGLRFSKISPQELEKLEAVLDDLEREA, translated from the coding sequence ATGGGAAGGCCGGCACAGGCGTCGTCCTGTTCGTCGGATAGACTTCAGGCTCGGGACCGACGCGATCAGCCGCGATTTCATGCCCAATTCCGCAGCAGCCTTTCCGGACAGCACCAGGAGGGGCACGGACGAACCATGGATATCTCGGCAGGGGGCTGCAAGATCGAGAGTGATCTAATGGTCGCGGAAGGGACGACCCTTGAATGTCGGATCCACGTTCCTGGACTGGATTGGCCTCTGAGGATCGACGAGGCCACGGTCCGGTGGACGGACGGCAAGACGTTCGGTCTCAGGTTTTCCAAAATCAGCCCTCAAGAGCTGGAAAAGCTCGAGGCGGTTCTCGACGACCTTGAGCGCGAGGCGTAA
- a CDS encoding shikimate dehydrogenase, producing the protein MEIGPHTRFCGIIGNPVEHSLSPAIHNAAFRSLGVDCVYLAWKVERIGDAIRGLRALGNFRGASVTIPHKVAAVPFLDEIEPTAGRIGAINTIVAEKGRLIGYNTDATGALRALRGGGVALAGRRIVMLGSGGAARAIAFALAAESDAEKLVILGVDHAERTTLADDLRSKTALPVNDDTLDESTLRRTVPDAHVLIHCTPVGMFPKADASCVPASLLHAGLAVMDIVYNPRVTRLLADAQRAGCRTIPGLEMFLHQAVAQFELWTNRSAPVDVMRAVLESHFT; encoded by the coding sequence ATGGAGATCGGTCCCCACACTCGGTTTTGCGGCATTATCGGCAATCCCGTCGAACATTCTCTCTCTCCCGCCATTCACAACGCGGCCTTTCGGTCGCTCGGCGTCGATTGCGTGTATCTGGCGTGGAAAGTCGAACGGATCGGAGACGCGATTCGAGGCCTCCGGGCGCTGGGGAATTTCCGCGGCGCCAGCGTGACCATCCCGCATAAGGTCGCGGCCGTGCCGTTTCTGGACGAGATCGAACCGACGGCCGGCCGGATCGGCGCCATCAATACAATCGTGGCGGAGAAGGGGCGCCTCATCGGGTATAACACCGACGCTACCGGCGCCCTGCGCGCTCTGCGGGGTGGGGGCGTCGCGCTGGCCGGGCGGCGCATTGTCATGCTCGGCTCGGGAGGCGCCGCGCGCGCCATCGCCTTTGCGCTGGCGGCGGAATCGGACGCGGAGAAGCTCGTCATCCTGGGCGTCGATCACGCCGAACGAACGACGTTGGCCGATGATCTTCGATCCAAGACCGCCTTACCCGTTAACGACGACACCCTTGACGAGAGCACCCTTCGCCGGACGGTCCCTGACGCCCACGTTCTGATTCACTGCACGCCGGTCGGCATGTTCCCCAAGGCGGACGCCTCCTGTGTGCCGGCTTCATTGTTGCACGCCGGTCTGGCCGTGATGGATATCGTCTATAACCCCAGGGTCACGAGGTTGCTCGCGGATGCCCAACGAGCCGGCTGTCGGACGATTCCCGGTCTGGAGATGTTTCTTCATCAGGCGGTCGCGCAATTTGAACTGTGGACGAATCGATCGGCCCCCGTTGACGTGATGCGCGCGGTGCTGGAGTCCCATTTCACATGA
- a CDS encoding slipin family protein, which produces MFSPVGFILVIIALIAIGKLTFNVLPEYERAVIFRLGRLSRGVIGGNGPGLVVIVPFIDRLTRVSLRTITMDVPPQDIITKDNVTVKVNAVIYFRVVDPERAIVQVEDYLYATSMMAQTTLRSVLGQSQLDDLLAKREQINSDLQRIIDQQTEPWGVKVTAVEVKNVDLPQEMQRAIARQAEAERERRAKIIHADGEFEASQRLADAADVISRNPAALQLRYLQTLVEIAAEKNSTTIFPIPVDTLAPFIKGLSTTEKK; this is translated from the coding sequence ATGTTCAGCCCTGTTGGTTTCATATTGGTGATCATCGCCCTGATCGCGATCGGCAAACTGACCTTCAACGTTCTTCCCGAATATGAGCGCGCCGTGATCTTTCGCCTCGGCCGCCTGTCGCGCGGCGTCATCGGAGGCAACGGCCCGGGGCTCGTCGTCATCGTTCCGTTCATCGATCGGTTGACGCGGGTGAGTCTTCGCACGATCACGATGGACGTTCCTCCCCAGGACATCATCACGAAGGACAACGTCACCGTGAAGGTCAACGCCGTCATTTATTTCCGCGTCGTCGATCCGGAACGGGCGATCGTGCAAGTCGAGGATTATCTCTACGCCACGTCCATGATGGCGCAGACGACCCTTCGCAGCGTCCTTGGCCAAAGCCAGCTCGACGACCTCTTGGCGAAGCGGGAGCAAATCAACTCCGACCTTCAGCGGATCATCGACCAGCAAACAGAGCCATGGGGCGTCAAAGTGACGGCGGTCGAGGTCAAGAACGTGGACCTTCCTCAGGAAATGCAACGAGCCATCGCGCGCCAAGCCGAAGCGGAACGGGAACGGCGCGCCAAGATCATCCATGCCGACGGCGAATTTGAGGCCTCGCAACGATTGGCCGACGCCGCCGACGTGATCAGTCGAAATCCGGCCGCGCTTCAACTGCGTTATCTCCAAACCTTGGTGGAAATCGCGGCGGAGAAGAATTCCACAACGATCTTTCCCATACCGGTTGATACGCTTGCCCCCTTCATCAAGGGCTTGTCCACGACCGAGAAAAAATAG
- a CDS encoding porin, with protein sequence MFFGLTNKKNRRWRWMGWMGMCLLMALSVGVNETARAGHLEDLMLEKGQITIDEWVELKAEEERRESKKLEESRSVGDTPVTAKWYEKISVRGYTQIRWNRLGQPNGALVSNQGDRSIGDNSGFFLRRARLVLSGQPHDRLFIYLQPDFASSVTGGNHVVQLRDWYADIFLTEDKEWRIRAGQSKVPYGFENMQSSQNRLALDRADALNSAVLNERDFGFFLYYAPSHVRARFRKLVESGLKGSGDYGMLGVGVYNGQTANQVELNDNKHVILRAAYPFEFPNGQIVELGASAYHGKFGITKTRIVPEGGGAAVTPAGPTTFLDERVGAYFMIYPQPFGLQGEYTFGHGPRLSEDRRSISTRPLHGGYIQAMYNYKCPAYCLSVWPFIRYQEYLGGRKHEPNAPSHRVRELEIGAELQINPNLELTASYSWTDRTSSVATGSEPYKSQAGNLIRFQLQFNY encoded by the coding sequence ATGTTCTTTGGGCTGACGAACAAGAAGAACCGGCGTTGGAGATGGATGGGGTGGATGGGGATGTGTCTGCTGATGGCGTTGAGCGTGGGGGTGAACGAAACGGCTCGAGCCGGCCACTTGGAAGATTTGATGCTGGAAAAGGGACAAATCACCATCGACGAATGGGTCGAGCTCAAGGCGGAAGAAGAACGGCGGGAAAGCAAGAAATTGGAAGAGAGCCGGAGCGTCGGCGATACGCCTGTGACCGCGAAATGGTACGAGAAGATCAGCGTCCGAGGCTACACCCAAATACGATGGAACCGATTGGGGCAACCAAACGGCGCCCTGGTGAGCAATCAAGGGGACCGGTCCATCGGGGATAACAGCGGGTTCTTCCTGCGTCGCGCCCGTCTGGTTTTAAGCGGCCAGCCGCATGACCGGTTATTTATCTACCTCCAGCCCGACTTTGCCTCGAGCGTCACTGGCGGGAACCACGTGGTTCAGCTACGAGATTGGTATGCGGATATCTTTCTCACGGAGGACAAGGAATGGCGCATTCGGGCCGGGCAATCGAAGGTGCCCTATGGGTTTGAGAATATGCAATCAAGCCAGAATCGTTTGGCGCTCGACCGTGCCGATGCCCTCAATAGCGCCGTCTTGAATGAACGAGACTTTGGTTTCTTTCTCTATTATGCGCCCAGCCATGTCCGGGCGCGGTTTCGGAAACTGGTCGAGAGCGGCCTCAAGGGATCCGGCGACTACGGCATGTTGGGTGTGGGCGTCTATAATGGTCAGACGGCCAATCAGGTGGAATTGAACGACAATAAGCATGTGATTCTGCGCGCCGCCTATCCCTTTGAGTTTCCGAACGGCCAGATCGTGGAATTGGGCGCCAGCGCCTACCATGGGAAGTTCGGCATCACGAAGACGCGCATTGTGCCGGAAGGCGGTGGCGCGGCCGTGACCCCGGCGGGCCCGACGACCTTCCTTGACGAACGGGTTGGCGCTTATTTCATGATCTATCCTCAGCCGTTCGGCCTTCAGGGTGAATATACGTTCGGGCATGGGCCGAGGCTGAGCGAGGATCGCCGTTCCATTAGCACCAGGCCGCTTCATGGCGGCTACATCCAGGCGATGTACAACTACAAGTGCCCGGCCTACTGTCTGAGCGTCTGGCCCTTCATCCGGTATCAAGAATATCTTGGCGGCAGAAAGCATGAGCCGAATGCACCGAGTCATCGCGTGCGGGAGCTCGAAATCGGGGCGGAGCTCCAGATCAATCCCAATCTGGAACTCACGGCGTCCTATTCCTGGACCGATCGGACTTCGTCTGTCGCAACGGGGTCCGAACCGTACAAGAGTCAGGCGGGAAACCTGATTCGATTCCAACTGCAATTCAACTACTAG
- a CDS encoding SDR family NAD(P)-dependent oxidoreductase has translation MQRLTGKVAVITGGNAGIGEAVAKRFAAEGASVTITGRRQAELDRVARTIRHATENVLAVAGSVTDEAHAQEVVRTTIDRFGRIDILVNNAGIGDFGKRLHEIDDERWGTVFDVNVTGVFRMTRATIPQMLKQKAGSIVNISSVASLVGIPGLPAYAASKGALDALTRALAVDYAQDGIRCNVVNPALIDTPMAAPLMANPAMLQSMLAQYAVRRAGSPDEVASLVLYLASDEAGWVTGGTFTIDGGMTIYKG, from the coding sequence ATGCAGCGATTGACGGGGAAAGTCGCCGTCATCACGGGTGGGAATGCCGGGATCGGGGAAGCCGTGGCCAAACGGTTTGCGGCGGAAGGGGCGTCGGTGACGATCACGGGGCGCCGTCAAGCGGAGTTAGATCGTGTGGCACGGACGATTCGGCATGCCACCGAGAACGTCCTGGCCGTCGCCGGTTCCGTAACGGACGAGGCGCACGCGCAAGAGGTTGTGCGGACGACCATCGATCGCTTCGGTCGGATTGATATTTTGGTGAACAATGCGGGGATCGGCGATTTCGGCAAGCGGTTGCACGAGATCGACGATGAGCGATGGGGAACCGTTTTTGACGTCAACGTGACGGGCGTGTTTCGCATGACGAGGGCGACGATCCCCCAGATGCTGAAACAGAAGGCCGGCTCTATCGTGAATATCTCGTCCGTCGCCAGCTTGGTCGGAATTCCCGGATTGCCGGCCTATGCCGCGTCCAAAGGGGCCCTTGACGCCCTCACAAGGGCGCTGGCGGTCGACTATGCCCAAGACGGCATCCGTTGCAACGTGGTCAACCCGGCGCTCATCGATACCCCGATGGCGGCGCCGCTGATGGCGAATCCGGCGATGCTGCAATCGATGCTCGCCCAATATGCCGTTCGTCGCGCGGGGAGCCCTGATGAAGTGGCGAGCCTGGTGCTCTATCTGGCATCGGACGAGGCCGGGTGGGTGACCGGAGGCACGTTTACGATCGACGGGGGAATGACCATCTACAAGGGCTAG
- a CDS encoding OmpA family protein, translating into MNRFVARSGAVVVAGAILIMLQGCGTKWVQSDGEQAAPPLSNQGSGGELRGFSRNPPQERVTGDGSVPGASSMATARRSAERTKEEMEAEQAAAEAGLQDVFFGYDEWTVSPAGIEALDRDAAYLKDHPDAVLRVEGHCDERGTSAYNLVLGDKRAKAVRRYLVESGVGERRITIVSLGKERPFCFDHDEACYQQNRRGHMLLNLKR; encoded by the coding sequence ATGAATCGATTTGTCGCCAGATCCGGTGCGGTTGTGGTTGCAGGGGCGATTCTCATTATGCTTCAAGGCTGCGGGACGAAATGGGTGCAATCCGACGGCGAACAAGCGGCTCCTCCCCTTTCAAATCAAGGGTCGGGAGGGGAGTTGCGCGGTTTTTCCCGCAATCCGCCCCAAGAGCGAGTGACCGGAGACGGCTCCGTGCCCGGCGCGTCTTCGATGGCGACCGCCCGCCGGTCGGCCGAGCGGACCAAAGAAGAGATGGAGGCGGAGCAAGCCGCGGCGGAAGCCGGTCTTCAGGACGTCTTTTTTGGTTACGACGAATGGACGGTGTCTCCGGCGGGAATCGAAGCGCTCGATCGCGATGCCGCCTACCTCAAGGATCACCCGGATGCCGTGTTAAGGGTCGAGGGTCATTGTGATGAGCGCGGCACGAGCGCGTATAACCTGGTGCTGGGAGACAAACGGGCCAAAGCCGTCCGTCGTTACTTGGTTGAATCCGGTGTCGGCGAGAGGCGAATCACGATCGTCTCTCTCGGCAAGGAACGGCCCTTCTGCTTCGATCATGACGAAGCCTGTTATCAGCAGAACCGCCGAGGCCATATGCTGCTCAATCTGAAAAGATAG
- a CDS encoding NfeD family protein, translating to MKARMYGRSLIRWLPPSQDAVSAVCRLALCAAALFLNSPESHAGEILVATYEGVINPVAAEYIHDALAAAESTSAQAVILRLDTPGGLDTSMRLIVKDITGSPIPVIVFVAPSGGRAASAGVFITMAAHVAAMAPGTNIGAAHPVAMGGGEMDKTMKEKVENDAVAYIKSIAEQRGRNASWAEDAVRKSVSATEQEALKLKIIDLIAEDIPALLKQLNGRKVAMAGGPVTLATEGAFLREFPMGLRLELLKALSDPNIAYLLMTIGTIGILAELYNPGAILPGIVGAISLILAFYSLQSLPVNYAGVLLFILGIVFFILEATVTSYGLLAIGGVISMVLGSLMLIKSDAEFFRISWSVMIPVIIATAAVSLLIVGMGVRALRRSPQTGSEGMIGAVGVAKTALRPDGKLMIHGELWDAVSDSPLEEGATAKVLRIEGLTLYVTPVFQKKEA from the coding sequence ATGAAGGCTCGCATGTACGGCCGTTCTCTCATACGGTGGTTGCCCCCCTCACAAGACGCGGTGTCGGCCGTTTGCCGACTTGCCTTGTGCGCGGCGGCTTTGTTTCTAAATTCGCCCGAGTCTCACGCCGGTGAAATTCTGGTCGCGACCTACGAGGGAGTGATCAATCCCGTCGCGGCCGAATACATCCATGACGCGCTTGCCGCGGCCGAATCGACGTCGGCCCAAGCCGTCATCCTGAGACTCGATACGCCGGGGGGATTGGACACGTCCATGCGCCTGATCGTGAAGGACATCACCGGTTCCCCGATTCCGGTCATCGTCTTTGTCGCGCCGTCCGGAGGACGGGCCGCGTCGGCCGGCGTGTTCATCACCATGGCCGCCCACGTCGCCGCCATGGCGCCCGGCACGAACATCGGAGCGGCGCACCCGGTCGCAATGGGCGGCGGCGAGATGGATAAGACGATGAAAGAAAAGGTCGAGAACGACGCCGTCGCGTACATCAAAAGTATCGCCGAACAGCGGGGACGAAACGCCTCATGGGCCGAGGACGCGGTTCGCAAAAGCGTGTCGGCCACGGAGCAGGAAGCCCTGAAACTGAAGATCATCGATCTGATCGCGGAGGATATTCCCGCCCTGCTGAAACAGCTCAATGGACGGAAGGTCGCGATGGCCGGCGGGCCGGTCACGCTCGCAACCGAAGGCGCGTTCTTACGGGAATTTCCGATGGGGCTCCGGCTTGAGCTGCTGAAAGCACTGAGCGATCCCAACATCGCCTATCTGCTCATGACCATCGGCACCATCGGCATTCTCGCCGAGCTGTACAATCCCGGAGCGATTCTTCCGGGGATCGTCGGGGCGATCAGCCTCATTTTGGCTTTTTATTCGCTCCAATCGCTGCCGGTCAATTACGCGGGGGTGTTGCTGTTCATTCTCGGCATCGTGTTCTTCATCCTCGAAGCCACCGTCACAAGCTACGGGCTGCTGGCCATCGGCGGGGTGATTTCCATGGTCTTGGGCTCGCTGATGCTGATCAAATCGGACGCGGAATTTTTTCGGATTTCCTGGTCCGTCATGATTCCCGTCATCATCGCAACCGCCGCGGTCTCACTGTTGATCGTCGGAATGGGCGTCCGCGCCCTGCGCCGATCGCCGCAAACGGGAAGCGAAGGAATGATCGGCGCCGTCGGGGTCGCCAAAACGGCGTTACGCCCCGACGGAAAACTGATGATTCATGGAGAACTCTGGGACGCCGTCAGCGACAGCCCTCTTGAAGAGGGCGCGACCGCCAAGGTCCTCCGCATCGAAGGGCTGACCCTCTACGTCACGCCCGTTTTTCAAAAGAAAGAGGCATAA
- the msrA gene encoding peptide-methionine (S)-S-oxide reductase MsrA: METAVRSNQPRYEVATLAGGCFWCLEAVFDLVRGVVSVESGYMGGATDRPTYEAVCSGQTGHAEAVRITFDPGVISYRDLLEIFFAIHDPTTLNRQGNDRGTQYRSAIFYHHPLQREIAEQMIHALTEQKRYPNPIVTEVVPASQWYEAEAYHQEYFQRNPFQGYCQYVVGPKVAKFRKEHADRLKA, translated from the coding sequence ATGGAAACAGCCGTCCGCTCAAATCAGCCTCGGTACGAAGTGGCGACGCTCGCCGGAGGCTGTTTCTGGTGTCTCGAAGCGGTATTCGACCTGGTTCGAGGCGTTGTGTCCGTGGAGTCCGGCTACATGGGGGGAGCAACCGACCGTCCGACCTATGAAGCGGTCTGTAGCGGTCAAACGGGGCATGCCGAAGCGGTTCGGATCACCTTTGATCCCGGAGTGATTTCGTATCGAGATCTCCTGGAAATCTTCTTTGCGATTCACGATCCCACGACGCTTAACCGGCAGGGCAATGACAGAGGGACTCAGTATCGTTCGGCCATTTTTTACCATCATCCGCTCCAACGGGAAATCGCCGAACAGATGATTCATGCTCTGACCGAACAGAAACGATATCCAAACCCCATCGTGACCGAGGTGGTGCCGGCTTCGCAGTGGTACGAAGCGGAGGCGTATCACCAGGAGTACTTTCAACGAAATCCCTTCCAAGGCTATTGTCAGTATGTCGTGGGGCCGAAAGTGGCGAAGTTCCGTAAGGAACATGCCGATCGCCTGAAGGCCTAA